The genomic stretch CCTGTGCCGCGTTCTGCGCCTCCTGAGGAATGCGACGCCGCAGCAGCAGTGCCAGCGGGATCACGGTGACCAGTGTGACCACAGCCAGAAACGTGTAAACGCTGCGCCAGCCGCTGTCGGCCAGCAGCCCGGCCAGCACCATCGGCCAGATCGCGCCCGACAGGTAATTGCCGCTGGCAACGATGCCCACGGCTATGCCGCGTCGGCGCATGAACCAATGCGAGATATCCGCAATCAGCGGACCAAAACCTACCGCCGAGGCCAGACCGATCAACAGTTGCGCGGCGCTGAGCATGAACACCGAGGTTGCGAACAGGGCCAAAGTATAGCCCGCAGCAATCCCCAGGGCCGCCCCGATCAGTGATCCGGTCACGCCGAACCGGTCCACCGCACGGCCAATCGCAAAGTTGCCCAGCGCAAAGCCGACCATGGTAAGTGTATAGGGCATGGAGGCCTGCGCACGGGTCAGCGCAAATTCCGCTTCAAGCGCAGGCATGATCATGATCACCGCCCACATGCCGACATTGGCCACCATCGCGACGCCCAGCGTGATCAACAGCCGGGTCCACGAATATTTGCTGTCCAGAACCGTCATTTCATCCATGCCTGAATCCTTTTTTGCATCAGCGCAGAACTCGCGGTCCGGTGCAACCGCCGACACCTGCCAGGCCGCGGGCAAGTATTACCTACAATTACGTTTGTTAAGCCGCTGGAAAGGCTTGGCTGATAAATCTGCACTTGGGTGAATAAAAGGGTGAGTGACATGGCTGCGCAAAGCAATGCGGCGCCAATCATCATCAAACGTAAAAAGGTCGTAGGCGGCGGCGGGCATCATGGTGGTGCCTGGAAAGTTGCTTATGCGGACTTCGTGACCGCTATGATGGCCTTTTTTATGTTGATGTGGTTGTTGAACGCGACGACAGAAAAGCAACGCAAAGGGATCGCGGATTACTTTACGCCGACGATCGCTATCAATCGGGTGTCGGGCGGCGGCGACGGGTCGTTTGGCGGCGACAGCACGTTTTCAGAAGAAGCGCTGCCCTTTAGCGGTGTGCGTCCGGTGGTGGTCGCAAGCCGGGCAACCGGGTCCGAAGGCACGGACGATGCCGAAACCACCGAACTCAAGATGCTTGAATCCGAGCTTATGGGATTTGGCGGCGAATCTGCCCTCATGGAAAACGAGCTGGAACACGTCATTACCAAGCTGACGGACGAAGGTCTGGTTGTTGAGTTGTTCGCGATGCCTGACGCACCGCTGTTCGATCCGCAAACCGGACAGGCGACGCCCCTGCTGCAGCGACTGGCGGCCTTGCTGGTGCAAACCGGGCGGTCCGTGAAAAACGACATCGCGGTTGGCGCACATGTACCTGCCCAGCCGGTGGTGGTTGCCAATGTTCAGGTCTGGGACCGGTCGACCGAACAGGCAACAATCATGCGTCATTTGCTGGACGATGCCGGCCTGGCGGCGGGGCGGGTGAAACGCGTGA from Pseudosulfitobacter sp. DSM 107133 encodes the following:
- a CDS encoding flagellar motor protein MotB, which encodes MAAQSNAAPIIIKRKKVVGGGGHHGGAWKVAYADFVTAMMAFFMLMWLLNATTEKQRKGIADYFTPTIAINRVSGGGDGSFGGDSTFSEEALPFSGVRPVVVASRATGSEGTDDAETTELKMLESELMGFGGESALMENELEHVITKLTDEGLVVELFAMPDAPLFDPQTGQATPLLQRLAALLVQTGRSVKNDIAVGAHVPAQPVVVANVQVWDRSTEQATIMRHLLDDAGLAAGRVKRVTGYADRDPATLNPMDIRNNRIKVVFLR